From one Candidatus Kuenenbacteria bacterium HGW-Kuenenbacteria-1 genomic stretch:
- the dnaJ gene encoding molecular chaperone DnaJ, whose protein sequence is MFQNVRGSTPSNKLHFIMDYYKTLEVSKSASSEEIKKAFRKKAHQCHPDKPGGDEKKFKEINEAYQILSNPQKRNQYDQYGSTFEQAQSQGNSGFHGFSGSSDFREAFRGGSNGVEFNFEDLGDIFGDFFGNAKKQTARKTQGDDIELEMSLKFEEAVFGIKKQIEINKLIICPHCHGNATKPGTRIVICPTCNGAGQVQQVQSTIFGQFRTVGVCPDCQGEGKKALEKCNECNGQGRVRKAEKIEIEIPAGIDHGQTLKLSNQGNAGIKGGRAGNLFVTVNVQPHSRFKRKGNDILNKTIINFSQAVFGDKIEVETLEGKVRLKIPSGTISGKIFRLKDKGVPYLHSRGKGDQLVEVVINVPQKLSKEQKKLLEEFKKQGI, encoded by the coding sequence ATGTTTCAAAATGTACGGGGTTCAACCCCGTCAAATAAGTTACATTTTATTATGGATTATTATAAAACTCTCGAGGTTTCTAAAAGTGCTTCTTCAGAAGAAATAAAAAAAGCCTTTCGGAAAAAAGCTCATCAATGCCATCCTGATAAACCGGGCGGAGATGAAAAAAAATTTAAAGAAATTAATGAAGCCTATCAAATACTTTCTAATCCTCAAAAAAGAAATCAATATGATCAATATGGTAGCACTTTTGAACAAGCTCAGTCACAAGGTAATAGTGGATTTCATGGATTTAGTGGTTCTTCTGATTTTAGAGAAGCTTTTCGTGGTGGAAGCAATGGAGTAGAATTTAATTTTGAAGATTTGGGAGATATTTTTGGAGATTTTTTTGGTAATGCTAAAAAACAAACAGCTCGAAAAACTCAGGGAGATGATATTGAATTAGAAATGTCTTTAAAATTTGAAGAAGCGGTTTTTGGTATAAAAAAACAAATAGAAATAAACAAGCTTATTATTTGCCCTCATTGTCACGGAAATGCAACCAAACCAGGAACAAGAATTGTTATTTGTCCCACTTGTAATGGAGCGGGTCAAGTTCAACAAGTTCAATCAACTATTTTTGGTCAATTTAGAACTGTTGGTGTTTGTCCTGATTGTCAGGGAGAAGGTAAAAAGGCATTAGAAAAATGTAATGAATGCAATGGTCAAGGTCGGGTTAGAAAAGCGGAAAAAATTGAAATAGAAATTCCAGCAGGAATTGATCACGGACAAACATTAAAACTTTCTAATCAGGGCAATGCAGGAATAAAAGGAGGTAGAGCCGGAAATTTATTCGTTACCGTCAATGTTCAACCGCATTCTAGATTTAAAAGAAAAGGTAATGACATTTTAAATAAAACAATAATTAATTTTTCTCAAGCTGTTTTTGGAGATAAAATCGAAGTAGAAACGTTGGAGGGAAAAGTTAGATTAAAAATTCCTAGTGGCACTATTAGCGGAAAAATTTTTAGACTAAAAGATAAAGGCGTTCCTTATCTTCATTCGCGAGGTAAAGGTGATCAATTAGTGGAAGTAGTAATTAATGTTCCTCAAAAATTAAGTAAAGAACAAAAAAAGTTATTAGAAGAATTTAAAAAACAGGGAATTTAA
- a CDS encoding molecular chaperone DnaK has product MSKILGIDLGTTNSCMAIMEGGEPKVLENKEGARTTPSMVAISKSNERLVGLLAKRQAVTNSENTLFSIKRLIGRGFNDEEVQKDLKVFPFNIVKAGEGVKVLMGGKEHTPQEISAMILQKLKADAEEKTGEKITEAIITVPAYFNDSQRQATKDAGKIAGLEVKRIINEPTAAALAYGFDKKKGQQIAVYDLGGGTFDVSILDIGEDVVEVKATNGDTHLGGDDFDQKIIHWIIEEFKKDQGIDLLKDQMALQRLKEAAEKAKIELSTAIETEINQPFITTDINGPKHLVLKLTRAKLEEIVGDLVEKTLEPCKKALKDAGLKPENIEEIVMVGGQTRMPLVVQIVEKFFGKKPHLGVNPDEVVAIGAAIQAGILQGEVKDVLLLDVIPLSLGIETLGNISTKLIEKNTTIPTAKSQVFSTAVDNQPSVEIHILQGEREMAMDNKSLGRFILDGLPPAPRGIPQVEVTFDIDVNGILSVKAKDKATGKEQKITITASSGLSKEEIEKMKKDAELHADEDKKKRELVEIKNTAETLIYSTEKVIKEAGDKVPEADKKEVEEKIVVLKEVKDKDDLETIKKALEELNQSAQKIGQAMYKQEPTAEQQQSTENNDQPADEKKEEKAEYEEVKDEEKS; this is encoded by the coding sequence ATGTCAAAAATACTTGGTATTGATCTTGGTACAACAAATTCATGCATGGCAATTATGGAAGGCGGGGAGCCTAAGGTTTTAGAAAACAAAGAAGGAGCGCGAACAACCCCTTCAATGGTGGCTATTTCTAAAAGCAATGAACGTTTAGTGGGATTATTGGCTAAACGTCAAGCAGTGACCAATTCAGAAAATACGCTTTTTTCTATTAAACGTTTGATTGGTCGAGGATTTAATGATGAAGAAGTACAAAAAGATTTAAAAGTTTTTCCATTTAATATTGTTAAAGCTGGAGAAGGAGTAAAAGTGCTTATGGGAGGAAAAGAACATACTCCCCAAGAAATTTCAGCGATGATTTTACAAAAATTAAAAGCTGATGCCGAAGAAAAAACAGGAGAAAAAATTACCGAAGCCATCATTACTGTGCCAGCTTATTTTAATGACAGCCAAAGACAAGCAACAAAAGATGCTGGGAAAATCGCCGGACTTGAAGTAAAAAGAATAATTAATGAACCAACAGCGGCTGCTTTGGCTTATGGTTTTGACAAGAAAAAAGGACAACAAATTGCTGTTTATGATTTAGGCGGAGGAACTTTTGATGTTTCTATTTTGGATATTGGAGAAGATGTTGTTGAAGTAAAAGCAACAAATGGCGATACACATTTAGGCGGTGATGATTTTGATCAAAAAATTATTCATTGGATTATTGAAGAATTTAAAAAAGATCAGGGCATTGATTTATTGAAAGATCAAATGGCTTTACAACGTTTAAAAGAAGCGGCTGAAAAAGCCAAGATTGAACTTTCTACTGCAATAGAAACAGAAATTAATCAACCATTTATTACAACTGATATAAATGGACCAAAGCATTTGGTTTTAAAATTAACTCGAGCAAAATTAGAAGAAATTGTTGGAGATTTAGTTGAAAAAACTTTAGAGCCTTGCAAAAAAGCTTTAAAGGATGCTGGATTAAAACCTGAAAATATTGAAGAAATTGTGATGGTGGGCGGACAAACCAGAATGCCTTTGGTTGTTCAAATAGTAGAAAAGTTTTTTGGCAAAAAGCCACATTTGGGAGTTAATCCAGATGAAGTAGTTGCAATTGGCGCGGCTATTCAAGCGGGAATTTTACAGGGCGAAGTAAAAGACGTTTTACTTTTAGATGTTATTCCTCTTTCTTTGGGAATTGAAACATTGGGTAATATTTCCACAAAATTGATTGAAAAAAATACCACTATTCCAACTGCAAAATCACAGGTTTTTTCAACGGCTGTTGATAATCAACCCAGCGTGGAAATTCATATTTTACAAGGAGAACGTGAAATGGCCATGGATAATAAATCTTTGGGTAGATTTATTCTTGATGGTTTACCACCAGCGCCTCGTGGGATTCCTCAAGTAGAGGTAACTTTTGATATTGATGTAAATGGAATTTTGAGCGTTAAAGCCAAGGATAAAGCGACAGGAAAAGAACAAAAAATTACCATTACCGCTTCCAGCGGACTTTCTAAAGAAGAAATTGAAAAAATGAAAAAAGACGCTGAATTGCATGCTGACGAAGACAAGAAAAAACGAGAATTGGTTGAAATAAAAAATACAGCTGAGACTTTAATTTATTCCACAGAAAAAGTTATTAAAGAGGCAGGAGATAAAGTTCCAGAAGCTGATAAAAAAGAAGTGGAAGAAAAAATAGTAGTTTTGAAAGAAGTGAAAGACAAAGATGATTTAGAAACAATAAAAAAAGCGTTAGAAGAATTAAATCAATCAGCTCAAAAAATTGGTCAAGCAATGTATAAACAAGAACCAACTGCTGAGCAACAACAATCAACTGAAAATAATGATCAACCAGCTGATGAGAAAAAAGAAGAAAAAGCAGAGTATGAAGAAGTAAAGGATGAAGAAAAAAGTTAA
- the grpE gene encoding nucleotide exchange factor GrpE — MEQKQEKTEQELEEELEKYKKQAEEYLAGWQRAKADFINFKRQNENEKENWAKFSNLNLILQLLPVLDNLQSANNQQPKIDNEQTKKWIEGICHIQRQFEDVLKDLGLEKIKTIKEKFDPEIHESVGKEETQKIESQIIKKEMQTGYKMYGKIIRVAKVIIGE; from the coding sequence ATGGAACAAAAACAAGAAAAAACAGAACAAGAATTAGAGGAAGAATTAGAAAAATATAAAAAACAAGCTGAGGAATATTTGGCTGGATGGCAAAGGGCCAAGGCCGATTTTATTAATTTTAAAAGACAAAATGAAAACGAAAAAGAAAACTGGGCAAAATTTTCTAATTTAAATTTAATCTTGCAATTATTGCCTGTTTTAGATAATTTACAATCAGCTAATAATCAACAGCCTAAAATTGATAATGAACAAACCAAAAAATGGATAGAAGGAATTTGTCATATTCAAAGGCAATTTGAAGATGTTTTAAAAGATTTGGGATTGGAAAAAATAAAAACAATCAAAGAAAAGTTTGATCCGGAAATTCATGAAAGTGTTGGTAAAGAGGAAACGCAAAAAATAGAAAGTCAGATAATTAAAAAAGAAATGCAAACTGGATATAAAATGTATGGTAAAATAATTAGAGTGGCAAAGGTGATTATTGGGGAATGA
- a CDS encoding 50S ribosomal protein L20: protein MPRVKRGVGHTKHRKNILKQTKGYKWGRKNLIKLAKTAINKAGVYAYRDRRVKKRTFRGLWQIRIGIATKKLGLSYSKFIDFLKKNKVELDRKILSDLSQNHFEIFTKIVEKVTKK, encoded by the coding sequence ATGCCAAGAGTTAAACGAGGTGTAGGCCATACAAAACACAGAAAAAATATTTTAAAACAGACAAAAGGATATAAATGGGGCCGAAAAAATTTAATAAAATTAGCAAAAACTGCCATTAATAAGGCAGGAGTTTATGCTTATCGAGATAGAAGAGTGAAAAAACGAACTTTTCGTGGATTATGGCAAATTCGCATTGGTATTGCCACAAAAAAACTTGGCTTGTCTTATAGCAAATTCATTGATTTTCTTAAAAAAAATAAAGTTGAGTTAGATCGTAAAATTCTTTCTGATTTATCTCAAAATCATTTTGAAATTTTTACCAAAATTGTTGAAAAAGTTACAAAGAAATAA